A portion of the Sandaracinobacteroides saxicola genome contains these proteins:
- the relB gene encoding type II toxin-antitoxin system RelB family antitoxin, producing the protein MPMSLRLPAPIEDRLSALAALTGRSKTFYATEAIVEHIDDLEDAHLSAAVRARVRAGAEGRVALSELLEDYGLAD; encoded by the coding sequence ATGCCGATGTCGCTTCGCCTTCCCGCACCCATCGAGGATCGGCTCTCGGCGCTGGCGGCGCTGACCGGGCGATCAAAGACGTTCTACGCGACCGAGGCGATCGTGGAGCATATCGACGATCTGGAGGACGCGCATCTGTCCGCCGCGGTGCGCGCACGGGTGCGCGCCGGTGCGGAGGGGCGCGTGGCGCTGAGCGAACTGCTGGAAGACTATGGCCTGGCGGATTGA
- a CDS encoding VOC family protein has protein sequence MQLSRPDLDIALFTADPAVLDFWRGAVGLAESGTMALTAGRTQHRLALWGGLCKVNLAPDGLPAAPRSPIRRLLIADAACTTREDMSDPDDNLVSRVPVGEAGVTRAGFEIAVRELAVVSGFLRDLGAVEDADGLLLGSTRIILTADPHATIDAPLEGPGWRYITIQVQSCDRAFAAALAAGGTAMMPPQTYADIARFAMLRDPGGTIWEVSQNRALVRHLEAG, from the coding sequence ATGCAGCTTTCCCGCCCCGATCTCGACATCGCGCTGTTCACCGCGGACCCTGCCGTGCTGGATTTCTGGCGCGGCGCGGTGGGCTTGGCGGAGAGCGGCACCATGGCGCTGACGGCGGGGCGGACGCAGCACCGGCTGGCGCTGTGGGGCGGGCTGTGCAAGGTCAACCTGGCGCCGGACGGCCTGCCGGCGGCGCCGCGTTCGCCGATCCGCCGCCTGCTGATCGCCGATGCCGCCTGCACAACGCGGGAGGATATGAGCGACCCCGATGACAACCTGGTGTCGCGCGTGCCGGTGGGTGAGGCAGGCGTGACGCGGGCGGGGTTTGAGATCGCGGTGCGCGAGCTGGCGGTGGTGAGCGGCTTTTTGCGGGATCTGGGCGCAGTAGAAGATGCCGACGGCCTGCTGCTGGGCAGCACCCGGATTATCCTGACTGCAGACCCGCACGCGACTATCGACGCGCCGCTCGAGGGCCCCGGCTGGCGCTACATTACAATTCAAGTGCAAAGCTGCGACCGCGCCTTCGCCGCGGCGCTGGCCGCCGGCGGCACGGCGATGATGCCGCCGCAAACCTACGCCGACATCGCCCGCTTCGCCATGCTCCGCGATCCCGGCGGCACGATCTGGGAAGTCAGCCAGAACCGGGCACTGGTGAGGCATCTGGAGGCGGGGTGA
- a CDS encoding type II toxin-antitoxin system RelE family toxin, with product MAWRIEFAASAEKQLRKLDPQIARRILTFLRDRVAALDDPRSIGEALRGREWGDFWKYRVGDWRIIADIEDEVVLITVVRLGNRREVYRR from the coding sequence ATGGCCTGGCGGATTGAGTTCGCCGCCAGCGCCGAAAAGCAGCTCCGCAAGCTCGACCCGCAGATCGCGCGCCGCATCCTGACCTTCCTGCGCGACCGTGTGGCAGCGCTCGACGATCCGCGCAGCATCGGCGAGGCACTGCGCGGGCGTGAATGGGGCGACTTCTGGAAATATCGCGTGGGCGACTGGCGGATCATCGCCGACATTGAAGATGAGGTGGTGCTGATCACGGTGGTAAGGTTGGGTAACCGGCGGGAGGTTTACCGGCGGTGA
- a CDS encoding phosphoadenylyl-sulfate reductase, protein MAEAARRIDEWSGADAPALNAHYGALTAKELLALVLRSGAFGRVALVSSFGAESAVLLHMVAAIDRQLPVLFVETGKHFPETLIYAGRLMGHLGMTGLTLVKPDPQALRVKDETGLRWSYDPDGCCDLRKTQPLQRAIPGFTTWLSGRKRGQAATRADMPLFENDEGRIKLNPLARWTGERLALYAREHGLPPHPLVAEGYPSIGCAPCTSKVAPGEDPRAGRWRGWDKVECGIHELPAF, encoded by the coding sequence GTGGCTGAGGCCGCGCGCCGCATCGACGAATGGAGCGGTGCCGACGCGCCGGCGCTGAACGCGCATTATGGCGCGCTGACCGCGAAGGAACTGCTGGCGCTGGTGCTGCGTTCGGGCGCGTTCGGGCGGGTAGCGCTGGTCAGCAGCTTCGGTGCGGAGTCAGCCGTGCTGCTGCACATGGTCGCCGCCATCGACCGGCAGTTGCCGGTGCTGTTCGTGGAGACGGGCAAGCATTTTCCCGAGACGCTGATCTATGCCGGGCGGTTGATGGGGCATCTGGGGATGACCGGCCTGACGCTGGTGAAACCCGATCCGCAAGCGCTGCGGGTGAAGGACGAGACCGGCCTGCGCTGGAGTTACGATCCCGACGGTTGCTGCGACCTCCGCAAGACGCAGCCGTTGCAGCGCGCCATTCCCGGCTTCACCACCTGGCTGTCCGGCCGCAAGCGCGGCCAGGCGGCGACACGCGCCGACATGCCACTCTTTGAAAACGATGAGGGCCGCATCAAGCTGAACCCGCTGGCGCGCTGGACCGGCGAACGGCTTGCGCTCTACGCCCGCGAACATGGTCTGCCGCCGCACCCGCTGGTGGCGGAAGGCTACCCCAGCATCGGCTGCGCGCCCTGCACGTCGAAAGTGGCGCCGGGTGAGGACCCGCGCGCCGGACGCTGGCGCGGCTGGGACAAGGTGGAATGCGGGATTCACGAGCTGCCCGCCTTTTGA
- the rpmI gene encoding 50S ribosomal protein L35 has protein sequence MPKMKTKSGVKKRFTMTASGKLKHGVAGKRHRLISHNAKYIRQNRGTEVVSDADTRTIKLWAPYGLK, from the coding sequence ATGCCCAAGATGAAGACCAAGAGCGGGGTGAAGAAGCGCTTCACCATGACCGCTTCGGGCAAGCTGAAGCATGGCGTCGCCGGCAAGCGGCACCGCCTGATCAGCCACAACGCCAAATATATCCGCCAGAACCGCGGCACCGAGGTTGTGAGTGACGCCGACACGCGCACGATCAAGCTCTGGGCGCCATACGGCCTGAAATAA
- the rplT gene encoding 50S ribosomal protein L20 — translation MARVKRGVTARARHKRVLEQAKGYSGRRKNTIRVAKQAVEKAGQYAYRDRKAKKRSFRALWIQRINAGVRELGLTYSVFMNKLAASGLELDRKILADLAMNEPASFRAVVDQVMGTTPATA, via the coding sequence ATGGCACGGGTAAAGAGGGGCGTTACCGCCCGCGCGCGTCACAAGCGCGTCCTTGAACAGGCGAAGGGCTATAGCGGCCGTCGCAAGAACACCATTCGCGTTGCGAAGCAGGCGGTCGAGAAGGCCGGCCAATATGCCTATCGCGACCGCAAGGCGAAGAAGCGGTCCTTCCGCGCGCTGTGGATCCAGCGGATCAACGCCGGCGTACGCGAGCTGGGCCTGACCTACAGCGTCTTCATGAACAAGCTGGCCGCATCGGGCCTGGAGCTGGACCGCAAGATCCTCGCCGACCTGGCGATGAACGAGCCGGCGAGCTTCCGCGCGGTGGTGGACCAGGTGATGGGCACGACGCCGGCCACGGCCTGA